In the genome of Neovison vison isolate M4711 chromosome 3, ASM_NN_V1, whole genome shotgun sequence, one region contains:
- the VAPA gene encoding vesicle-associated membrane protein-associated protein A isoform X2, with product MASASGAMAKHEQILVLDPPTDLKFKGPFTDVVTTNLKLRNPSDRKVCFKVKTTAPRRYCVRPNSGIIDPGLTVTVSVMLQPFDYDPNEKSKHKFMVQTIFAPPNTSDMEAVWKEAKPDELMDSKLRCVFEMPNENDKLGITPPGTSPAVTSISSINNTVPTTGSFNTKNDPRGLSVFKQEKQKNDLEPSKTVPLNASKQDGPMPKPHSVSLNDTETRKLMEECKRLQGEMMKLSEENRHLRDEGLRLRKVAHSDKPGSTSAASFRDNVASPLPSLLVVIAAIFIGFFLGKFIL from the exons GCCCCTTCACAGATGTAGTCACTACAAATCTTAAGTTGCGAAATCCATCTGATAGAAAAGTGTGTTTCAAAGTGAAGACTACAGCACCTCGTCGGTACTGCGTGAGGCCCAACAGTGGAATTATTGACCCGGGGTTGACTGTGACTGTTTCAG taATGCTACAGCCTTTTGACTATGATCCCAATGAGAAGAGTAAACATAAGTTTATGGTACAGACAATTTTTGCTCCACCAAACACTTCAGATATGGAAGCTGTG tggaAAGAGGCAAAACCTGATGAATTAATGGATTCTAAATTGAGATGTGTATTTGAAATGCCCaatgaaaatgataaattg GGTATAACTCCACCAGGGACTTCTCCAGCTGTCACTTCAATAAGCAGCATCAACAACACAGTTCCAACAACTGGCAGTTTTAATACGAAGAATGATCCCAGGGGACTCAGTGTGTTCAAACAGGAGAAGCAGAAG AATGATCTGGAACCTAGCAAAACTGTTCCACTGAATGCCTCTAAACAAGATGGACCCATGCCAAAACCACATAGTGTTTCACTCAACGATACCGAAACAAGGAAACTCATGGAAGAATGTAAAAGACTTCAGGGAGAAATGATGAAATTATCAGAAGAAAATCGACACCTGAGA gatGAAGGCTTAAGGCTCAGAAAGGTAGCACATTCGGATAAACCTGGATCAACCTCAGCTGCATCCTTCAGAGATAATGTCGCCagtcctcttccttcccttcttgtcGTAATTGCAGCCATTTTCATCGGGTTCTTTCTAGGGAAGTTCATCTTGTAG